One window from the genome of Palaemon carinicauda isolate YSFRI2023 chromosome 24, ASM3689809v2, whole genome shotgun sequence encodes:
- the LOC137618263 gene encoding zinc finger protein 157-like, translated as MEPLEADDPLGVSISEPQSEEERDFPGTIPASSFDRAFECPNCGKKFAYRKRFIMHLEQCAHKIGNAKQVSKVSKKPLSSSSKEKIDEFHCNLCDKVFNQKADLNCHLTSHSHDKPYECIECGRRFSRKEYLIRHIPTHSFEKIYTCPICNYKVSRPDRYKLHMNSHGVSNPFKCSLCGQGFPGLKGLNKHLNSHNSSALDPGANTSSYQGVGLCTFNCVECGITFERAEKYKQHMLKHGVEEPYECSLCGDSFASKLNLNRHLSNHNSVLQVRGEVPQNSINKVNEAGNTTENSPYKKKSKASIGGESRLQAGNSDRMSLGNGETSSISNARENVLFKPDYPTILPDMKSESEDEMETSNNGVASSNENRTSDPESDQPPTYSCNPCALRFSNMDDHLEHMKVQHKKLFACRKCGKSYTRKSNLKKHPCGGRRSAGGTSECTTCGISFPSVKELDDHIISHISGTSEPDFGVDNGNVSKPSSGESSQYITDESATPELPKKKKKLKHRDSTFEVRGGDVTYQQKEIYMDDQIASYLGEENSLGVELAKKKKKIKRNSLSSESEDHQGRVPLRKIKAKPKSPLQVLEMLENELEKCQSKINTIASANRLKEEKTASEYERLVLFEFMTMTPVLPDVDHSIQDTTYDVVQVNDKLSMKFFM; from the coding sequence atGGAGCCGTTGGAAGCTGATGATCCCCTAGGAGTTTCCATCTCGGAACCACAATCGGAGGAAGAGAGAGACTTTCCAGGTACGATACCAGCCTCAAGTTTTGACAGGGCCTTTGAGTGCCCTAACTGCGGAAAAAAATTTGCGTACAGGAAACGCTTCATCATGCATTTGGAACAGTGCGCACATAAAATTGGTAATGCAAAGCAAGTGAGCAAAGTTTCCAAGAAACCTTTGTCTTCCAGTTCTAAAGAAAAGATCGATGAATTCCACTGTAATTTGTGCGATAAAGTATTTAACCAGAAGGCTGATCTCAATTGCCATTTAACTTCTCACTCGCACGATAAGCCTTATGAATGCATTGAGTGTGGAAGGAGATTCAGTAGGAAAGAATACCTTATAAGACATATTCCGACTCATTCATTCGAAAAAATATATACCTGTCCCATATGTAATTACAAGGTTAGCCGACCAGACCGATACAAACTGCACATGAATTCTCATGGCGTTTCCAATCCTTTCAAGTGTTCGTTGTGTGGACAAGGTTTTCCGGGTCTCAAAGGTTTGAATAAGCACCTTAATAGCCACAATAGCAGCGCTTTAGACCCAGGAGCTAATACCTCTTCGTATCAAGGGGTAGGTCTTTGCACGTTTAATTGTGTTGAATGTGGAATTACCTTCGAAAGAGCTGAGAAGTACAAGCAACATATGTTGAAACACGGCGTTGAGGAACCATACGAGTGTTCCTTGTGCGGCGACAGTTTTGCCAGCAAGCTCAATTTGAATAGACATTTAAGTAACCATAACAGTGTGTTGCAAGTAAGGGGAGAAGTTCCCCAGAACTCCATAAATAAAGTGAATGAAGCGGGTAATACAACAGAAAATAGTCCGTATAAAAAAAAGTCTAAAGCTTCTATTGGTGGTGAATCCAGATTGCAAGCAGGTAACTCGGACCGAATGAGCCTCGGCAATGGCGAGACGTCGTCTATTTCAAATGCCCGTGAAAATGTTCTTTTCAAACCTGACTATCCTACGATTCTGCCCGACATGAAGAGTGAATCGGAGGACGAAATGGAAACGTCAAATAACGGCGTTGCATCGAGTAATGAAAATAGGACGTCAGATCCAGAATCTGATCAGCCTCCTACGTATTCCTGCAATCCATGCGCACTTCGGTTTTCCAACATGGATGATCATTTAGAACATATGAAAGTACAACATAAGAAATTGTTTGCTTGTCGTAAGTGCGGTAAATCCTATACCCGGAAGAGTAATTTAAAGAAGCACCCTTGTGGAGGTAGACGGTCTGCAGGAGGGACGTCAGAGTGCACAACGTGCGGGATATCATTTCCAAGTGTCAAGGAGCTAGACGACCATATAATCTCCCATATCTCGGGTACCTCTGAACCAGATTTTGGAGTTGATAATGGCAATGTTTCCAAGCCTAGCTCAGGAGAAAGTTCGCAGTACATCACAGATGAGTCGGCAACTCCGGAGTtaccaaagaaaaagaagaagctcaAACATAGAGATTCTACGTTTGAAGTGAGAGGTGGCGATGTTACATATCAGCAAAAAGAAATTTACATGGACGATCAAATAGCTTCGTATTTGGGAGAAGAAAATAGTCTTGGTGTTGAGCtcgcaaagaaaaagaagaaaataaaacgcAACAGCTTATCATCCGAGTCGGAAGATCATCAAGGGCGAGTCCCCTTGAGAAAGATAAAGGCAAAACCTAAGTCACCATTGCAGGTATTAGAAATGCTTGAAAATGAGCTTGAAAAATGTCAGAGTAAAATCAATacaattgctagtgcaaatagacTAAAAGAGGAGAAAACCGCATCTGAATACGAAAGATTGGTATTGTTTGAATTTATGACGATGACTCCCGTTTTGCCGGATGTCGATCATTCTATTCAGGATACTACGTACGATGTTGTTCAAGTAAATGATAAGTTGAGTATGAAATTTTTTATGTGA